A window from Roseofilum reptotaenium CS-1145 encodes these proteins:
- a CDS encoding glycosyltransferase family 2 protein produces MNSSPPKISVCIPTFNRVQLLTDAIESVLAQTETDWELIVCDDGSQDKTPQIMAGYQQQDDRISYIRHDQNIGKSNNMRSGFYAAKGNFFVKFDDDDRLGKDFLAATSKILIEHPEIDFVGTDHWIIDLENKRNLEQTEINSHRWGRTQLLEGQVNNLLETVFVQQSFQVGATLFQTQVLKEVDFMRPHLQNCEDNDLFVRIALAGKKGYYLPQRLMEYRFHPEQQGIDRAIPYLRDKLNYLSSYQFEDRKLETIRQQRLQETQLLLGLRLVEKNQVTEGRELIQKGRSFSPQKAWIGLALSRLPQSMREKAFEVLRQFRS; encoded by the coding sequence TGCGATTGAAAGTGTACTCGCACAAACTGAAACGGATTGGGAGTTGATTGTTTGTGATGATGGCTCTCAGGATAAAACTCCCCAGATTATGGCGGGGTATCAGCAACAGGATGATAGAATTTCCTATATTCGCCACGATCAAAATATTGGCAAAAGTAATAATATGCGCTCAGGGTTTTATGCGGCAAAGGGTAATTTTTTTGTTAAATTCGATGATGATGATCGATTAGGCAAAGATTTTTTAGCAGCGACTAGCAAAATCTTGATCGAGCATCCAGAAATCGATTTTGTGGGAACCGATCATTGGATTATCGATCTGGAGAATAAACGGAATCTCGAACAAACAGAAATTAATTCTCATCGCTGGGGTAGAACTCAATTATTAGAAGGCCAGGTGAATAACCTATTGGAAACGGTTTTTGTTCAGCAAAGCTTTCAGGTTGGTGCAACCCTATTTCAAACTCAGGTACTTAAAGAAGTCGATTTTATGCGACCCCATTTACAAAATTGTGAAGATAATGATTTGTTTGTTCGGATAGCTCTGGCGGGTAAAAAGGGGTACTATTTACCCCAGAGATTAATGGAATATCGATTTCATCCAGAACAGCAAGGCATTGATCGAGCGATTCCGTATTTACGAGATAAATTGAATTATTTATCGAGCTACCAGTTTGAGGATCGAAAGTTAGAAACGATTCGCCAACAACGGCTGCAAGAAACTCAACTGTTGTTAGGGTTGCGTCTGGTGGAAAAAAATCAAGTTACAGAAGGTCGAGAGTTGATTCAAAAAGGAAGATCTTTTTCTCCTCAAAAAGCTTGGATTGGATTAGCACTGTCTCGGTTACCTCAATCGATGAGGGAAAAAGCGTTTGAAGTGTTACGCCAATTTCGCTCATAA